The window ACCAATTTTAGCCGTTATTGAAGTCAATGCCAAGTACTCCACTCCTGAAATAGACAACACAGGGTTCATCTTTGATCACCATTTCGTAAAGTAAGTAAATGTTTATATCATTCTGGAAACCAAACATGTAGTAATAATCTTTAAAAAGTTTCAGCTCACCGTATCTCATCATGAGAAGCAGTGCCTCCTTGCCCATTCCCTGACCTCTGGCATGCAACTCTGCCACCATGATTTCAACCTCTGCTGTCTGCCGATTCTCAATATCGTTTAGGAAGAGATTGACATCACCAATCATGGAGGCTGGAAAGTAGCAGCAACTATTTATAACAGATGACTTGATGTTCCCAAACAATCAAATCTGAAGACAAAGCTCAGTTTGGGTTATTCCATGACCTCACATCTTATACTAAGTAACAAAAGAGAGTGAAAATCAATCAAACTAACCCCATGTCTTCATTGAGGTTATATTTCGATTATCTGAAGAGAATGTCAGTAGTGTAGCTTGCCTTGATTTAGAAATTATCATGTTCACTTCAGAGACCAGAGACAGGTGAAAAAAAGTGCATCATTGTAGATTTCTTCAAACAAATGTCTATAAGCTTATCAAACTAAACATGTCTTACCAATTTCATCACTGTTACTTTGTGAGTAGACATTTCTATCCAGGATTACAAAGGTACATTCTGCAAGTAATGGGGTAGATTCGAGATGTGAGAATTAGGCAAATTAAAATTGGTTAAGAAATTAAAATGGTTAGCAATTGACTGGATGATGGCAGAGTTGATTTTTTTAATAACAAATGGAATACACTTACTGTCTTCATCGTCTAACCAGGACTCCTGCATCCTAAATTCTTGTTCCAAACTGAGAGGTTCAGAAGCTGTCAGCTCCTGTAGTTCCTCAGACTGCATCCAACCATGGTATCTTTAATGAAAGAAAATAAtggttttcataattttctgcCTTTTTGAAAGTTCAAGTCATTTCTTTTTCCTGATCTTACCGTTTCTTTCAATATTTATTATAATTATTTGTGTATCCTACCCTGCTCAGTGCTCATACCGATGATGGCTATTTCTCTGTACTCCTACTGTGATGACAGTCAGTAGCCAACAAGCCAAGGACTACTGTCGTGTATATTGCAGTCATTGTCAACAATACTCATTGTCAATATTTATCAAGGAAGATCAGGTGAGCTGGCGAGTGGGAATGCATGACGAATAGAAATTGGAATGGGAAGAAACCATGATGATCAGATGATGAAAACAAAGTTCAAAGTAGGCTAAATCTTGACATACTTATTAACGTGGACACGCCTGTACGGTACTAACACAGTTTTTCTTCCGTGTATTATtgtgtttttatttttcttcatGTCAACTGCAAGAAAATCGATCTTTTATCGTTCACAAATTTGCAAAATGCATACTTCTTAACACTTCCTGGTATCGCTTACAACAATAATAAAACACAACTAAAAGTTGACTATTTGGGGCGTTTAGTTGATATATCAGGAATAAAAACGGTATTTATACTCTGAAAAGTTATAACACAGATTGATAAATACGATTTAACGGAGTTATTGCGATATTTAAAGGACGAAATTGTTATTTTCTTAAGCGTCACGTGCATTGGAAAAGAGGAAAAACTCTTTCGTACGAATGCTTCCATGTCTTCAAATCAACCCATTTTGGACTGTTTCATTTGTCCTAGTGCCAGTTAATCCATAATCCTCCTATTACTTAGTATCGCCTTCACGAGACGAAGTCATGGCAGGTGATATCACGGAGGCTGGTGCTTCATATTCTCAAGGGGTAAGTTTCATGTTTTGATGTGTTGATAATGATCATATTGGGTGAATGACATTGTCCATTGACAATGCTGCAATGTTAACATATGAACATTAAACAGTAAACATAGACTCATTTAAAGCCTTGCTTAAGACTAGAACACTCCAATTACAGCGACGCGAATGCGCAACTCAACCCATCAGCCAAATACCTCGTTCCGGATTTGCTGCTGATTACACGAATCCAGAATGTACATTTAATGTGAATAATGTCAATTCATGTCATTTAGGATGCATATTTCTATTTGGCTTTATCACAATAAATATCCTAAATGAAACTTTCAATGTTTGTGTGCAATTGATGCACCTTTTAAATGCCTCCTTTGCAGAAAGCTCTTAAAACTCTCTTAACAATAATAGGCCTAGACTGAATTGAATTTATTTGTCTCAATTTTCTTACTTTTCAGGTTGGGCTTATCTTTGTGTTCAACTTGATTGTTGGCACGGGAGCCTTGACTATGCCGTACGCTTTCAGTCAATCAGGATGGTTGCTCAGTTTGATATTTGTGATTGCTCTAGCTTTCATGAGGTAAGCAATGTCATACTGATCTACTGTTGTAAATATAATAGGACAGGTTTTAAGCTTGAGGCGTCAGCCATTCATTTTGGTAGTCATCACTCTTCACAGAACACCCATGGGATGGGCTGGGACAGCTGTCATTGACATTGCTGTTATCCTAATCCAAAGAGGCAATATAGCCAATATGATAGGAAAGTATTGAGCTGTAGTCTTTTTATGAATGACTAATTTTTTGAAATACAACACTGGCTACAACTTGAATGAGCACTTGATTGAATATTGCATGAAATTACATTTGTAACAGTTTAAGTATTCTTGTTTGATTGACATGTCAGTCTTTTACTTACAGTTACATGACTGTGACTTTTGTGATAGAGACCATGGCTGCTGCAAATGCTGTTCTAAGGCATCGAGCTGCAGAAAAGATAAGGCAGGCAAGTGCTGCCCTTTTATTTTCCCTGATTTGGCACTGAAAATTGTGTCTTTAATTGAGAGGGTGGCCTCCTACATATCTAGCACTGTTGTTAAAACTAAGCTGTTTTGCAATGTTTGTGTGCAATTGATGCACCTTTTAACCGCCTCCTTTGCAGAAAGCTCTTAAAACTCTCCCAACTTCAAACAGTGTGTCTGTTCAGTAAACAATTTGTTAAGTGCTTATCTCTTAAAAATTACAATATATCGACACACTTCCTTCATTCAAACTCTGGTGAAAGTCTGCAGACTACAATTTCTCTCATGACAGAACCAACTACTCCAAGGTGGGGGTCTTTTATGTGACTCACTTGAGGATTATGAAAGGCAGCCCCTTCTTACTTGTGCTACCCGTATCCGTGGTAATGGCAGTATACAATCGGATGGTATGTTATGGAAGTTCCATGAATCTTGGGTGTTGGGTTTCCCAAGTCAAAGGGTGACATGTTGACCCCCTGTTGTGCCCTTGGCCTTGCTATGCAAAAATTGTAACCACAAGAAGGGTCAAATGTATTGACCTTATTTTCTGGTTACATGCATTAGGTTTTACCTACTGGGTATAATCTGATGCTTTTATTGGCTTTTGCATGCTGTATAAACTAGGACGCCTTTCCTTGCTTGATTGCTCCATTTCTATTTTCTACAGAAATCGTCAACAGATAATACCTTTTCCGACAGACAAAGCAATGAAGTGACTCCATTGTTAGGTAAACTTTCGAGTCTTGAGTCTCGTCTTATGTGCACCCAGGGGGTCACTCCGGATGACATGATTCGAATAGAGCATCcttgtacaagtacatgttgtaacaaaaaAGTAGTAACAGGGTTTTTGTTGTTGGCAAAGCATGACCGCACAGGTCGAATCAAACCCCATCTTTTAGTCAACCCCCACAATACCAAGCCCAGGATCATGCTTTATTGAGTACCTACCAACTGTAGTAGGCCCCTTACTCATGACTCCCTGTAACCTCAGATAGTACCTAACCCAATCAAATCTCCCCAAACGCGACTGGT is drawn from Lineus longissimus chromosome 1, tnLinLong1.2, whole genome shotgun sequence and contains these coding sequences:
- the LOC135502632 gene encoding N-acetyltransferase 9-like protein isoform X1 — translated: MKKNKNTIIHGRKTVLVPYRRVHVNKYHGWMQSEELQELTASEPLSLEQEFRMQESWLDDEDKCTFVILDRNVYSQSNSDEIASMIGDVNLFLNDIENRQTAEVEIMVAELHARGQGMGKEALLLMMRYGVEYLALTSITAKIGLANEKSLNMFRKIGFKEISRSEVFKEVTLEWLVDTDTKQWLWNETKHIDIVMEEESESVLCT
- the LOC135502632 gene encoding N-acetyltransferase 9-like protein isoform X2; the encoded protein is MKKNKNTIIHGRKTVLVPYRRVHVNKYHGWMQSEELQELTASEPLSLEQEFRMQESWLDDEDKCTFVILDRNVYSQSNSDEIASMIGDVNLFLNDIENRQTAEVEIMVAELHARGQGMGKEALLLMMRYDIKE